One genomic segment of Alphaproteobacteria bacterium includes these proteins:
- a CDS encoding autotransporter domain-containing protein, which produces MQMRSLRVGASVLAIMAATVSVAGAQTTTSNSSNLGTVSGGVAAPAFNLNSANTVFTNSGAVYASGTAVTTSTGAASTTSIVNTGTLSTPTSAATVITTSTTGGVVHFATSGALINSGSIIASGSAVTTVSGTTVAITNASGGVIRGSSAQGGTDAAVYFGGSGSLSNAGTIQASGTAVSVQGTGNVAIANTGTISSATNGSATNAILVNTTGTFTLSQSSGTITNTGAGATIDVASNTASGSSIALSGGVISNTGTGAAINTAAGSSLAISISGGTITAAAPTAATVVLGGAGVRLSMSGGTISATDGIAILNTGGTVSISGGSVTAAGTNKAGISGAGGTINVAGGTVTGTGTAGAINFASGTNVLNWSGGTLTNGITSGGGTNTVNITGAVTATGTQWGGSYTTSISSAGTLTLANGATFSPAGAGITNAGTVALTGAAATFGTTGQTITNTGTISVGSGSVLTVAGTLSGANGTLAISVASPTTAGTTFGQVNFNNVTTNASAMGTIRVVLPTNNPAAAVGTYTNIVTNANAGTGTPTVTSSVSGYSVTATALAGGNISITVGAFNVSAVTTTGGSISTTQQSTVTSLLGTGAVQNSTADSIRSAVVSNGSINTPLLETVAPSTARSAESSTSTATNVVNVVATPVQTRLAAIRLGDATNMASAGESAAGMATSGDAARGRYVWIQALGGTGDQDARANSLGYKSDFYGSAVGADMRVGTAAIVGASFAYGRATTDQKGLATTGNRTKSDTYTGMLYGSYSFGAPFVEGNLGYARMNFTADRNVAGAGASRGEYDGNVFFGRAAVGYLLPLASNFSFTPSLGADAVRITTESYTESTGARGTFGSTSGNVFRVGPSARLNHSYAYSSDMRLLSELRAGYTYRLNNTAIDQAVSPFQGATTYTAPGVKPARGETTVGGSLSLANSKDLSVGAGYDLTLRDQYVGHTFTGRVRLPF; this is translated from the coding sequence ATGCAAATGCGGAGTCTGAGAGTCGGAGCGTCGGTTCTCGCGATTATGGCTGCGACGGTGTCCGTCGCGGGTGCGCAGACGACAACATCGAACTCGTCCAATCTTGGAACCGTAAGCGGCGGCGTCGCTGCCCCGGCATTTAACCTGAACAGCGCCAACACGGTGTTCACCAATTCTGGCGCGGTCTATGCGTCGGGTACGGCCGTGACCACCTCGACCGGAGCGGCTTCGACGACCAGCATCGTGAATACAGGCACCTTGTCGACGCCGACTTCGGCCGCGACGGTGATCACGACTTCGACGACCGGCGGCGTCGTCCACTTTGCGACGTCGGGCGCCTTGATTAACTCTGGTTCGATCATCGCATCTGGTTCGGCTGTAACGACGGTCAGCGGCACCACGGTGGCAATCACGAACGCCTCGGGCGGCGTGATCCGTGGTTCGTCTGCACAAGGCGGCACCGACGCGGCCGTTTATTTCGGCGGCAGTGGCTCGCTGAGCAATGCCGGTACGATCCAGGCTTCTGGCACTGCGGTAAGCGTACAGGGCACCGGTAACGTGGCAATCGCCAATACCGGAACGATTTCGTCGGCGACGAACGGTTCCGCGACCAACGCGATCCTCGTCAACACGACCGGCACCTTCACGCTGTCGCAATCGAGCGGCACGATCACGAATACGGGCGCCGGCGCTACGATCGATGTGGCGTCGAACACGGCTTCGGGCTCGTCGATCGCGCTGTCGGGTGGCGTGATTTCCAACACCGGCACCGGTGCGGCGATCAATACGGCGGCCGGTTCGAGTTTGGCGATTTCCATCTCCGGCGGCACGATTACCGCTGCAGCTCCGACTGCGGCGACTGTCGTTCTCGGCGGCGCCGGAGTGCGTTTGAGCATGTCCGGTGGTACGATTTCGGCGACTGACGGTATTGCGATTTTGAATACCGGAGGTACGGTCAGCATTTCCGGCGGTTCGGTGACGGCGGCTGGTACCAACAAAGCCGGTATCAGCGGCGCCGGCGGTACGATCAATGTGGCGGGCGGCACGGTGACCGGTACCGGTACGGCGGGCGCCATCAACTTCGCCAGCGGCACGAACGTGTTGAACTGGTCGGGCGGTACACTGACGAACGGTATCACCAGCGGTGGCGGTACCAATACCGTCAATATCACCGGCGCCGTTACGGCGACCGGAACGCAATGGGGTGGTTCCTACACCACGTCGATTTCCAGCGCGGGTACGCTGACGCTGGCAAACGGTGCGACGTTCTCGCCAGCGGGTGCGGGCATCACGAACGCGGGCACCGTCGCGTTGACTGGTGCGGCTGCAACCTTCGGTACGACGGGCCAGACCATCACCAATACCGGCACGATCAGCGTTGGCTCGGGGTCGGTCTTGACGGTCGCGGGTACGTTGTCCGGGGCGAACGGCACTTTGGCGATCTCGGTCGCCTCGCCGACGACGGCCGGTACGACGTTCGGTCAGGTCAATTTCAACAACGTGACGACCAACGCCTCGGCGATGGGCACGATCCGTGTCGTTCTGCCGACCAACAATCCGGCGGCGGCGGTGGGCACGTATACGAACATCGTCACCAACGCCAACGCGGGCACCGGAACGCCGACGGTCACCAGTTCGGTTTCGGGCTACTCGGTGACGGCGACGGCCTTGGCCGGCGGCAATATCAGCATTACCGTCGGCGCATTTAACGTATCGGCGGTGACTACGACCGGCGGTTCCATATCGACGACGCAGCAATCTACGGTGACTAGCTTGCTGGGTACCGGCGCGGTGCAGAACAGCACGGCTGACTCGATCCGCTCTGCGGTCGTTAGCAACGGCTCGATCAATACGCCTCTGCTCGAAACTGTTGCCCCGTCGACCGCGCGTTCGGCTGAATCTTCGACGTCGACGGCGACCAATGTCGTCAATGTCGTGGCCACACCGGTTCAGACCCGCTTGGCGGCAATTCGCCTTGGGGACGCTACCAACATGGCGTCCGCCGGCGAGTCGGCGGCGGGTATGGCCACATCCGGTGATGCAGCGCGCGGTCGTTATGTGTGGATTCAAGCGCTCGGTGGTACCGGCGATCAGGACGCTCGAGCCAACTCGCTTGGTTACAAGTCGGACTTCTATGGTTCCGCCGTGGGCGCCGATATGCGGGTTGGAACGGCGGCTATTGTCGGCGCTTCGTTCGCCTATGGCCGTGCGACGACCGACCAGAAGGGTTTGGCGACGACCGGCAACCGGACTAAGTCTGACACTTACACCGGCATGTTGTATGGGTCGTACTCGTTCGGTGCGCCGTTTGTTGAGGGCAACCTCGGTTATGCCCGGATGAACTTTACGGCTGACCGTAACGTGGCCGGCGCGGGCGCCAGCCGTGGCGAGTACGACGGTAATGTTTTCTTCGGACGTGCGGCGGTCGGTTATCTTCTGCCGTTGGCCTCCAACTTCTCGTTCACGCCGAGCTTGGGCGCCGATGCGGTGCGTATTACGACGGAAAGCTATACGGAGTCGACGGGCGCCCGCGGCACCTTCGGTTCGACCTCCGGCAACGTGTTCCGAGTTGGTCCGTCGGCGCGGTTGAACCACTCATACGCCTACAGCTCGGATATGCGTCTGTTGAGCGAGTTGCGCGCTGGTTACACTTATCGCTTGAACAACACGGCGATTGATCAAGCAGTCAGCCCCTTCCAGGGTGCGACGACTTACACCGCGCCGGGCGTGAAGCCGGCTCGTGGTGAGACGACGGTTGGTGGGAGCCTGAGCTTGGCGAACTCCAAGGATCTTTCGGTTGGCGCCGGTTACGATTTAACGCTGCGCGACCAGTATGTTGGTCACACGTTCACCGGTCGGGTGCGCTTGCCCTTCTAA
- a CDS encoding alpha/beta hydrolase gives MPTVAFVKSGAGAELAVYFEGDGYAFATPYLASDDPTPLNPLGLKLALADRRTRVLYIGRPCQFSPNIARTPCATRYWTTARYADEIIQSVESVLDAELRRRPARTIHLVGYSGGGAVAILLAARRRDITTIVTVAGNLDHRLHTSTFNLQPLTGSLNPRDVAREIAAIPQIHYAGARDPIVPPTIARSFMSALPNQACATMQIVDGATHVEPWVDIWPSLTARRPQCRN, from the coding sequence TTGCCGACTGTCGCATTCGTAAAGTCAGGCGCTGGCGCGGAGCTTGCCGTCTATTTTGAAGGCGATGGCTATGCATTCGCCACGCCTTATCTTGCGTCGGACGATCCGACGCCACTTAATCCCCTGGGGCTGAAGTTGGCGCTCGCCGATCGACGCACGCGTGTTCTTTACATCGGGCGGCCTTGCCAATTCAGCCCCAACATCGCGCGCACGCCGTGCGCGACACGCTACTGGACGACAGCGCGTTATGCCGACGAGATCATCCAGTCCGTCGAATCAGTGCTCGACGCCGAACTTCGTCGACGCCCCGCGCGGACAATTCACCTCGTCGGATATTCCGGCGGTGGCGCGGTCGCGATTCTCCTCGCCGCGCGCCGCCGCGACATCACGACGATCGTGACGGTCGCGGGCAATCTTGACCATCGCCTGCATACATCGACGTTCAATCTTCAACCTCTGACTGGCTCGCTCAATCCGCGCGACGTCGCGCGTGAAATCGCGGCGATCCCGCAGATTCATTACGCCGGCGCGCGCGATCCTATCGTGCCGCCGACGATCGCACGCAGTTTCATGTCGGCACTGCCCAATCAGGCATGCGCGACGATGCAGATCGTCGACGGCGCCACCCATGTCGAGCCTTGGGTCGATATTTGGCCGAGCCTGACCGCGCGTCGGCCGCAATGCCGCAACTGA
- a CDS encoding O-antigen ligase family protein: protein MPQLNATAVFGTIALVFALLAIDPVAYEPHHVRWIACGVFAACLVAATGGRGLDPRRDGLTLATYALICGAALSLAWSAEPVAGIASLGHAIVATLVFLCARALTSRARAALARIVALCVAAVLTAWSFGVGAWGGIGNPNFLSETLVLSAPFVALAAGREQRRGARYVFVAVTIVALAATIIWLPSRAGAVAAGMIVCVFAFAFAPVALRKGLPIAAIIGALAIGLIVVDGRHLHQSFDSRMQLWTNGAAMLADRPILGIGLGAFDALYPLYQERHLRNLPPDAAPVVLLDRKSIRAGALHNEALQFVLTLGALGVVLLVAFASMFIRQMQRSFAPENRLEFAAAAAGVAGCAILAMTGFPLQLPHSQILTALLLAFLVPMAPDAPPKGLASAAPILLVPLVVWFAVLAYGQHLLGRSLATIATDPAGGMALAQRARLFAFGDPAAKAWSFVAIVRRAELEPGFVPERAALDAEYRASDRPRNSSLLVLSARLQYLVNFGADPADDVEAEHLADWLTANASRIQDFWILAAALKLKRGDPQEAARRIEIARGLTRQNGVEAFQALLAGMADAASAEIAAGHRRRLPVQIQLGFDRV from the coding sequence ATGCCGCAACTGAACGCGACCGCGGTCTTCGGCACGATCGCACTCGTATTCGCGTTGCTTGCGATCGATCCTGTCGCCTACGAGCCTCATCATGTCCGTTGGATCGCCTGCGGGGTTTTCGCCGCGTGTCTCGTTGCCGCAACCGGCGGGCGCGGCCTTGATCCGCGCCGCGACGGCCTAACGCTCGCGACATACGCGCTGATCTGCGGCGCGGCACTTTCGCTGGCATGGTCCGCCGAGCCGGTCGCCGGTATCGCGTCGCTCGGGCACGCAATCGTCGCGACGCTTGTCTTTTTGTGCGCGCGCGCGCTGACGTCGCGCGCACGCGCGGCGCTCGCCCGGATCGTGGCGCTTTGCGTCGCGGCGGTGCTGACCGCGTGGAGTTTCGGCGTCGGCGCGTGGGGCGGTATCGGCAATCCGAATTTTCTTTCCGAAACGCTCGTTCTCAGCGCCCCGTTCGTAGCGCTCGCCGCAGGGCGCGAACAGCGGCGCGGCGCGCGATACGTATTCGTGGCTGTGACGATCGTCGCCCTTGCGGCAACGATCATATGGCTTCCGAGCCGCGCGGGCGCGGTGGCGGCGGGAATGATCGTCTGCGTATTCGCCTTCGCTTTTGCGCCCGTGGCGTTACGTAAAGGCCTTCCGATCGCGGCGATTATCGGCGCCCTCGCAATCGGATTGATCGTCGTCGACGGACGTCATTTGCACCAATCCTTCGACAGCCGCATGCAACTTTGGACCAACGGCGCCGCGATGCTCGCCGACCGCCCGATATTGGGGATCGGCCTCGGCGCGTTCGACGCGCTTTATCCGCTTTACCAGGAACGGCATTTGCGGAACCTGCCGCCGGATGCGGCGCCGGTCGTCTTGCTCGACCGCAAAAGCATCCGGGCGGGCGCGCTCCACAACGAAGCGCTGCAGTTCGTTCTGACGCTGGGCGCGCTCGGCGTCGTCCTGCTCGTCGCATTTGCAAGCATGTTCATCCGGCAGATGCAACGATCTTTCGCACCCGAGAACAGGCTCGAATTCGCCGCCGCCGCTGCAGGCGTGGCGGGCTGCGCCATCCTCGCGATGACGGGATTTCCGCTGCAGCTGCCGCACTCCCAAATTCTAACGGCGCTGTTGCTGGCGTTTCTCGTGCCGATGGCGCCGGACGCACCGCCCAAAGGACTCGCGAGCGCCGCACCGATCTTGCTCGTCCCGCTCGTCGTTTGGTTCGCCGTCCTCGCCTATGGCCAACATCTGTTGGGTCGGAGTTTGGCCACGATCGCCACCGATCCGGCCGGGGGGATGGCGCTCGCCCAGCGCGCGCGCCTTTTCGCGTTCGGCGATCCGGCCGCGAAAGCGTGGTCTTTCGTCGCGATCGTGCGACGCGCCGAACTAGAGCCGGGCTTCGTCCCGGAACGCGCGGCGCTCGATGCCGAATATCGAGCTTCCGATCGGCCACGGAACTCGAGCCTGTTGGTCTTGAGCGCGCGGCTTCAATACCTCGTCAATTTCGGCGCCGATCCTGCCGACGACGTCGAGGCCGAGCATCTTGCCGACTGGCTGACTGCAAACGCGTCCCGCATCCAGGACTTTTGGATTCTCGCGGCGGCGCTGAAACTAAAACGCGGCGATCCGCAAGAGGCCGCGCGGCGGATCGAAATCGCGCGCGGTTTGACGCGCCAGAACGGCGTCGAAGCGTTCCAAGCGCTGCTGGCCGGCATGGCGGATGCTGCGTCTGCGGAAATCGCGGCCGGCCATCGCCGTCGCTTGCCGGTGCAAATTCAACTTGGCTTCGATCGTGTTTGA